One Bacteroidia bacterium DNA segment encodes these proteins:
- the proS gene encoding proline--tRNA ligase, translating into MNREENYSQWYNDLVEKADLAQHSAVKGCMVIKPHGYAIWEKMQAVLDKKFKDTGHSNAYFPLFIPKSYFSKEASHVAGFAKECAVVTHYRLKNAPNGSGIIVDEDAKLEEELIVRPTSETIIWDTYRGWIQSYRDLPLLINQWANVVRWEMRTRLFLRTTEFLWQEGHTAHATSAEAVKEAEQMLDVYADFAENWMALPVVKGVKTENERFAGAIETYCIEALMQDGKALQAGTSHFLGQNFAKAFDVKFTNKEGILDYVWATSWGVSTRLMGALIMAHSDDQGLVIPPKLAPIQVVIVPIYKGEEQLQAISETVLKIKRSLEEKGVSVKYDDRDTQRPGWKFAEYEMKGIPIRIAIGARDMENKTAEIARRDTKTKETIRLDEIETKIPALLEEIQKNLFEKAKNFKEKMTVEVNSYEEFKKVINEKGGFVMAHWDGTSETEQKIKDETKATIRCIPLNNKKENGTCILTGKPSVQRVMFAKAY; encoded by the coding sequence ATGAACCGAGAAGAAAATTATTCGCAATGGTACAACGATTTGGTTGAAAAGGCTGATTTAGCACAACATTCAGCTGTTAAAGGTTGCATGGTTATAAAACCTCACGGTTATGCTATTTGGGAAAAAATGCAAGCCGTATTGGATAAAAAGTTTAAAGATACTGGACATTCCAATGCCTATTTTCCGCTCTTTATTCCGAAATCTTATTTTAGTAAAGAAGCCAGCCACGTAGCAGGTTTTGCGAAAGAATGTGCTGTTGTAACGCATTATCGTTTAAAAAATGCACCCAATGGTTCTGGAATCATTGTGGATGAAGATGCCAAATTAGAAGAAGAATTAATTGTTCGGCCTACTTCAGAAACCATTATTTGGGATACGTACAGAGGTTGGATTCAATCGTATCGTGATTTACCTTTACTTATTAATCAATGGGCAAACGTAGTACGCTGGGAAATGCGAACACGATTATTTTTACGTACAACCGAATTCCTTTGGCAGGAAGGCCACACAGCGCATGCTACTTCTGCGGAAGCAGTGAAAGAAGCGGAACAAATGTTGGATGTGTATGCTGATTTTGCTGAAAATTGGATGGCTTTACCTGTTGTAAAAGGAGTGAAAACAGAAAATGAACGTTTTGCAGGTGCGATTGAAACCTATTGCATTGAAGCGTTGATGCAAGATGGAAAAGCATTGCAAGCGGGTACTTCTCATTTTCTTGGACAAAATTTCGCGAAAGCATTCGATGTAAAATTTACAAATAAAGAAGGTATACTGGATTACGTTTGGGCAACATCTTGGGGCGTTTCCACGCGATTGATGGGGGCATTAATTATGGCGCATTCGGATGATCAAGGCTTGGTAATTCCTCCAAAATTAGCGCCGATACAAGTAGTTATTGTTCCTATTTACAAAGGCGAAGAACAACTTCAAGCCATTTCTGAAACAGTTTTGAAAATTAAAAGATCCTTGGAAGAAAAAGGTGTTTCTGTAAAGTATGATGATCGCGATACGCAGAGACCTGGCTGGAAATTTGCTGAATATGAAATGAAAGGCATTCCAATCAGAATTGCCATTGGCGCAAGAGATATGGAAAACAAAACAGCTGAAATTGCCCGTAGAGACACGAAAACAAAAGAAACCATTCGTCTGGATGAAATCGAAACAAAAATTCCAGCTTTATTAGAAGAGATTCAAAAAAATCTTTTTGAGAAGGCAAAAAATTTCAAAGAAAAAATGACGGTGGAAGTAAATTCCTACGAAGAATTTAAAAAAGTAATCAACGAAAAAGGCGGATTTGTAATGGCACATTGGGATGGAACATCGGAAACAGAGCAAAAAATAAAAGACGAAACAAAAGCTACGATTCGCTGTATTCCCTTGAACAATAAAAAAGAAAACGGAACGTGTATTTTAACGGGAAAGCCTTCCGTGCAACGCGTCATGTTTGCCAAAGCATATTAA